The genome window GGCGCGCCGACATCGGCTCCGAGGGTGCCGCGATATTGGGCGGCGGCGGCGTCGAGGTCGGGCACCGCGATGGCCACGTGGTTCAGCCTTCCGATCATCTGTTTGCCCTCCTGCGCTTCGGTCACAGCGGTTATGCCGCCCGGTTCGGGCCGGCACAAGCCGCGCCTTTGTCGCATTCTGTCGGCCGCGTTTACTACTTCTTAGGATTGCTGGTGTCTTGTTGGAGGGTAACGCCTTGAGGGAGGCTCCAATGACAGATGAAATTCCCAATCTCGCCCTTCCGGTCCAGAAGCCGACGCGCGAGAGGCCTCTGCTGGGCGCCACGGTGCTGCTGGTGGAAGACAGTCGCTTTGCCTCCGAGGCCGTGCGGCTGTTGTGCCTGCGCTCCGGCGCGCGGATCAGGCGGGCCGACACGCTCGCCTCGGCGCATCGCCACCTGATGGTCTATCGGCCGACGGCGGTGATCGTGGATCTGGGCCTGCCCGATGGCTCGGGACTGGAGCTGATCGAGGAGCTGGCGCGCTCGGAAACGCGGGTGCCGGTGCTGCTGGGCACCTCGGGCGACCCGGTCTGCGAGGATGCGGCGCTGGAGGCCGGGGCAGACGGGTTCATACAGAAGCCGATCACCAGCCTCGCCTCGTTTCAGCAGGCCATCGTGCTGCGGATGCCCGCAAGCGCCCAGCCTGCCGGCCCAAGGGCACTTTCCTCCGATATGGTCGCCCCCGACCCGCTCGCCCTGCGCGATGACCTTGCCCATGTGGCCGATGTGCTATCGACCGGGGAGGAAGACCCGCAGATCCTCGACTACGTGGCGCAGTTTCTCGGCTCGGTGGCACAATGCGCCTCCGACGGGCCGCTGGCCGCTGCGGCGGCCGGGCTGGCCACCGCACGGGCCGCGGGAGAGGGCGGGATGCCCGAAGCGGTCGCGATCTCGAAACTGGTGGCAAACCGGCTTGAAGGCACGATGGCGCTCTAGGGCGCTGCCGGGCGGGTTTCAGAGATGGCTGCTGTGGGCCGGAACGGGCTTTGCTGGGCGGGGCGTGTTTTGCGAACTGCAGGCGGGACGTTTGCCGTTTAGGGATGCCCTTCGGGCCATTCCGTGCAGGGCTTGGCCGGTTCGCGCTGTTCGGTTGTCCGACATGGGGTTACGTGGCTGACGGGAAATGCAGGGGCCGCGCGGATCACCGCGCTGGCCTGTCTGGCCGTTGAACCACCTGTGCCGGTGTAACGGGCCGCCTAGAGGCCCGGGTCGGAGGCGGCGCGGACCAGCGAGGTGAGGTCGCCCAGGCGCTCCTTCTGCTGGCCTTCCGCATCGAAGTTTTCCGGGCGCAGCCAGGCGCGATAGGCCTCGCGCAGCGGGGGCCATTCGCTGTCGATGGCGGCAAACCACGCGGTGTCGCGGTTGCGGCCCTTCACCACCTGCGCCTGCCGGAAGATGCCCTCGTAGGACAGGCCCAGCCGTTGCGCGGCGCGGCGGGAGGGCATGTTCAGCGCGTTGCACTTCCACTCGAACCGCCGGTAGCCCGCCTCGAAGGCCCATTCGATCAGCAGGCAGAAGGCCTCGGTCGCCACGCGGCTGCGCTGCAGCTCGGGCGACAGGGCAATGTAGCCCAGTTCGATCGACCCGGCCTCGGGCGCGATCCGCAGAAGCGCACAGGTTCCGCCCACGGTGCCGGTGTCGCGGTTCCGGATGGCAAAATGCAGCGGATCGGTGCTGGCCTCAGCCTCCCGAGCCCAGCGGTGATACTGCGCGGCTGAGTGAAACGGGCCATTGGGCATGTAATCCCACAGCGCATCGTGGCTGGAATAGGCGCGAAACAGGCTGGCGGCGTGATCATCGGCGGAGAGCCGTTCGAGCCGGGTCCATTGCCCCTCGAGCACGTCGAAATCGGGCCGGGGTGGCGGCGCCCAGCCTATGACCTCTTCGCCCAGAGCGGCGGCCTCACTCATCGGTTAACCCCTTTTCAACGTTATTGATTTCCTATCGGCCCCGGGGCGCAAGGAAAACCCGAAAAATGGCGCTCCTGCTCCACGGACCTGCCGCATTTGCCCCGCAGGGTGCGGCGCAGAGCAGAAAAACCAAAGGCCAAGGAGCCACGCATGAAACGGATCGCAAACGCATTCTGGTCGGAAGACGAAGGCAATGTCACCATCGACTGGGTGGTGCTGATGGCGGGGATCGTCTCGCTCGGCTTTGCCATTGCCGCCACGGTCGCCACCGGC of Oceanicola sp. 502str15 contains these proteins:
- a CDS encoding response regulator, producing the protein MTDEIPNLALPVQKPTRERPLLGATVLLVEDSRFASEAVRLLCLRSGARIRRADTLASAHRHLMVYRPTAVIVDLGLPDGSGLELIEELARSETRVPVLLGTSGDPVCEDAALEAGADGFIQKPITSLASFQQAIVLRMPASAQPAGPRALSSDMVAPDPLALRDDLAHVADVLSTGEEDPQILDYVAQFLGSVAQCASDGPLAAAAAGLATARAAGEGGMPEAVAISKLVANRLEGTMAL
- a CDS encoding GNAT family N-acetyltransferase, which produces MSEAAALGEEVIGWAPPPRPDFDVLEGQWTRLERLSADDHAASLFRAYSSHDALWDYMPNGPFHSAAQYHRWAREAEASTDPLHFAIRNRDTGTVGGTCALLRIAPEAGSIELGYIALSPELQRSRVATEAFCLLIEWAFEAGYRRFEWKCNALNMPSRRAAQRLGLSYEGIFRQAQVVKGRNRDTAWFAAIDSEWPPLREAYRAWLRPENFDAEGQQKERLGDLTSLVRAASDPGL